In a genomic window of Streptomyces pristinaespiralis:
- a CDS encoding alpha/beta fold hydrolase, whose product MSSTELPGARALSAAMAPKVATVRVADGEKLRSVSLPGLTLTVRSRPPVRAGLPPALYVHGLGGSSQNWSALMAQLEDRVDGEALDLPGFGDSPPPDDGNYSVTGHARAVIRFLDASARGPVHLLGNSLGGAVCTRVAAVRPDLVRTLTLVSPALPELRVQRSAVPTALLALPGVTGLFARMTKDWSAERRTRGVLALCYGDPSRVTDEALRHAVEEMERRMSLPYFWDAMTRSARGIVDAYTLGGQQGLWRQAERVLAPTLLVYGRKDLLISYRMARKAAAAFRDSRMLTLPEAGHVAMMEYPEAVAQAFRELLDDCGRS is encoded by the coding sequence ATGTCTTCGACCGAGCTGCCGGGAGCCCGCGCCCTCAGTGCCGCGATGGCCCCGAAGGTCGCGACGGTGCGCGTCGCCGACGGCGAGAAGCTCCGTTCCGTGTCCCTGCCGGGGCTCACGCTGACGGTCCGCTCCCGGCCCCCCGTGCGCGCCGGGCTGCCGCCCGCGTTGTACGTGCACGGACTGGGCGGCTCGTCGCAGAACTGGTCGGCACTGATGGCGCAGCTCGAGGACCGCGTCGACGGTGAGGCGCTCGACCTGCCCGGCTTCGGGGACTCCCCGCCGCCGGACGACGGCAACTACTCGGTGACTGGCCACGCCAGGGCGGTGATCCGTTTCCTCGACGCGAGCGCCCGGGGCCCCGTGCATCTGCTGGGCAACTCCCTCGGGGGCGCCGTCTGCACCCGCGTCGCGGCCGTCAGGCCCGACCTGGTGCGCACCCTGACCCTCGTCTCGCCCGCCCTTCCCGAGCTCCGCGTGCAGCGTTCCGCCGTGCCGACCGCGTTGCTCGCGCTGCCGGGAGTCACCGGGCTCTTCGCGCGGATGACGAAGGACTGGAGCGCCGAACGCCGCACGCGCGGGGTGTTGGCGCTCTGTTACGGAGACCCCTCACGGGTGACGGACGAAGCGCTCCGTCACGCCGTCGAGGAGATGGAACGGCGGATGAGCCTCCCCTACTTCTGGGACGCGATGACCAGGTCGGCGAGGGGCATCGTGGACGCCTACACGCTCGGCGGGCAGCAAGGTCTGTGGCGTCAGGCGGAGCGGGTGCTCGCCCCGACGCTCCTCGTCTACGGGCGCAAGGACCTGCTCATCTCGTACCGTATGGCGCGCAAGGCGGCAGCGGCGTTCCGGGACTCCCGGATGCTGACGCTCCCGGAGGCCGGGCACGTTGCGATGATGGAGTACCCGGAAGCGGTCGCCCAGGCCTTCCGGGAGCTGCTCGACGACTGCGGTAGGAGCTGA
- a CDS encoding DUF3492 domain-containing protein translates to MRIGLLTEGGYPYANGDSRLWCDRLVRGLEQHEFDLYALSRSAEQEKQGFLRLPPQVRRVRTAALWAPADDGRTYGRRERRRFAGHFKDLAAAVCADGDGFADGLYGLAELAREYGGLYAALRSETAVRALESACRAPGTRRTVHGATVVDHLAFADRLERALRPLLLDWYDEDGLGAVDLCHAAAGGPAALPGLLAKRFCGVPLLVTEYGVQLRAHYLAATDAGLSAPVRALLAAFHGRLAAEVYRQASVITPGNTHARRWQERCGADREKLRTVYPGMEADRFAAVGESADTGDPHTLVWVGRIEPSKDLIALLHAFAEIRKAEPLARLRLFGAPAQSPEAATYLAHCKALAAQLFPDEAEGAHAVGDNPVSFEEIGGPEAPELVDAYAAGGVVVLSSVVEGFPISLVEAMFCGRATVSTDVGAVVEVIGGTRLVVPPRNPRALADACVSLLRDGARRERLGAAARARALELFTVEQNLTAFRGIYLELMSHSPVPRDLVDADGEPLPFAHPAECHVPARWTGAAARPRTPSWAEEPRLVAAGAPPETAKETHP, encoded by the coding sequence GTGCGGATCGGACTGCTTACGGAGGGTGGTTATCCGTATGCGAATGGTGATTCCAGGCTCTGGTGCGACCGGCTGGTGCGCGGGCTCGAGCAGCACGAATTCGACCTGTACGCCCTGAGCCGGAGTGCCGAGCAGGAGAAGCAGGGCTTCCTCCGGCTCCCCCCGCAGGTACGCAGGGTGCGCACGGCGGCCCTGTGGGCGCCGGCGGACGACGGCCGGACCTACGGGCGGCGCGAACGCCGAAGATTCGCCGGCCACTTCAAGGACCTCGCCGCCGCGGTGTGCGCCGACGGCGACGGCTTCGCCGACGGCCTGTACGGACTGGCCGAACTCGCCCGTGAGTACGGCGGGCTCTACGCCGCTCTCCGCTCGGAGACCGCCGTGCGCGCCCTCGAGTCGGCCTGCCGGGCCCCCGGGACGCGTCGCACGGTCCACGGTGCGACGGTGGTGGACCACCTGGCCTTCGCCGACCGGCTCGAGCGGGCCCTGCGCCCCCTGCTCCTCGACTGGTACGACGAGGACGGCCTCGGCGCGGTCGACCTCTGCCACGCGGCGGCCGGTGGACCGGCGGCCCTTCCCGGCCTGTTGGCCAAACGCTTCTGCGGAGTCCCGTTGCTGGTCACCGAGTACGGGGTCCAACTGCGCGCCCACTACCTCGCCGCCACCGACGCCGGGCTGAGCGCACCGGTCCGGGCCCTCCTCGCCGCCTTCCACGGCCGGCTGGCCGCGGAGGTCTACCGGCAGGCGTCCGTCATCACACCCGGCAACACCCACGCACGGCGCTGGCAGGAGAGGTGCGGCGCGGACCGCGAGAAGCTGCGCACCGTCTATCCCGGCATGGAGGCGGATCGTTTCGCGGCCGTCGGCGAGAGTGCCGACACGGGCGATCCGCACACCCTGGTGTGGGTCGGACGGATCGAGCCGTCCAAGGACCTCATCGCCCTGCTCCACGCCTTCGCCGAGATCCGCAAGGCGGAACCGCTCGCCAGGCTCCGTCTGTTCGGAGCGCCGGCGCAGAGCCCGGAAGCGGCCACCTACCTCGCCCACTGCAAGGCGCTCGCCGCGCAGCTCTTCCCCGACGAGGCCGAGGGGGCCCATGCCGTGGGCGACAACCCGGTCTCCTTCGAGGAGATCGGCGGCCCAGAGGCGCCGGAGCTCGTCGACGCCTACGCGGCAGGGGGAGTGGTCGTCCTGTCCAGCGTCGTCGAAGGCTTCCCGATCAGCCTCGTGGAGGCGATGTTCTGCGGTCGCGCGACCGTGTCCACGGACGTCGGCGCGGTCGTGGAGGTCATCGGCGGCACCAGGCTCGTCGTGCCCCCGCGCAATCCGCGGGCGCTCGCCGACGCCTGCGTCTCCCTGCTGCGCGACGGGGCGCGGCGGGAGCGCCTGGGCGCCGCGGCGCGCGCCCGCGCACTCGAACTCTTCACCGTGGAACAGAACCTGACGGCATTTCGCGGTATCTACCTGGAGCTGATGTCGCACTCGCCGGTCCCGCGGGACCTCGTCGACGCCGACGGCGAACCGCTGCCCTTCGCGCACCCGGCCGAGTGTCACGTACCGGCCCGCTGGACCGGCGCGGCGGCCCGCCCCCGCACCCCGAGCTGGGCCGAGGAGCCGCGTCTCGTCGCGGCCGGAGCCCCACCGGAGACGGCGAAGGAGACACACCCATGA
- a CDS encoding DUF3107 domain-containing protein, translated as MEVKIGVQHAPRELVLESGESAEEVERVVAEALAGKSQLLSLTDEKGRRVLVPVDRLAYVDIGESTTRRVGFGAL; from the coding sequence GTGGAGGTCAAGATCGGCGTGCAGCACGCACCCCGGGAGCTCGTTCTGGAGAGCGGGGAGTCCGCCGAGGAGGTCGAGCGCGTCGTGGCGGAGGCCCTGGCCGGCAAGTCGCAGCTGCTCAGCCTCACGGACGAGAAGGGCCGCAGGGTCCTGGTGCCGGTCGACAGGCTCGCCTATGTCGACATCGGTGAGTCGACCACGCGGCGCGTGGGGTTCGGCGCGCTGTAG
- a CDS encoding DUF3152 domain-containing protein — protein sequence MGRHSRKGPLPKGARAGTDGGPASGEREAVTAAPGNGRRRLAAGPDAGPSRNIPGHGGTDHGTPHARGGHPEHREPGGGWGEWQGATPAQGVPRVQPPPPRTMTGGPRIPGPRREYVEAFDRAPEPRPQRPDRYSPDHPYDPYDSVTDWDTGHGRPPGIAADTEADGLPDPDAAPAGEPPAKGGKGRTFTGIAAAAVTTVLAVVVAGQVATDRSGEIGSQASGEERGAQQRPDRSEGRPTPPQAAKPPAAPPTYQQLMTRQFPIDPELKASGEFVAVPGFDKAPGKGRKVSYRIDVEKGLGLDAGLFARAVQETLNDDRSWAHGGAMTFERISSGEAEFVITLASPGTTAVWCAKSGLDTTVDNVSCDSASTERVMINAFRWAQGAETYGDDAMLAYRQMLINHEVGHRLGYNHVNCATRGALAPVMQQQTKTLEVGGIKCRANPWVHPGD from the coding sequence GTGGGACGACACAGCCGCAAGGGCCCCCTCCCGAAGGGAGCCCGCGCCGGCACGGACGGTGGGCCGGCCTCCGGTGAACGGGAGGCCGTGACCGCCGCACCCGGCAACGGGCGGCGCAGACTCGCCGCGGGGCCGGACGCCGGTCCCAGCCGGAACATTCCCGGTCACGGCGGTACCGATCACGGGACGCCGCACGCCCGTGGCGGGCACCCGGAGCACCGTGAGCCCGGCGGCGGGTGGGGGGAGTGGCAGGGCGCGACGCCGGCGCAGGGCGTTCCGCGCGTCCAGCCGCCCCCGCCGCGCACCATGACCGGCGGGCCGCGTATACCGGGCCCGCGGCGGGAGTACGTCGAGGCCTTCGACAGGGCCCCGGAGCCGCGCCCGCAGCGTCCTGACCGGTACTCGCCGGACCATCCCTACGACCCGTACGACTCCGTCACCGACTGGGACACGGGACACGGGCGGCCGCCCGGGATCGCGGCGGACACCGAGGCCGACGGGCTTCCTGACCCCGACGCCGCGCCGGCCGGGGAACCGCCCGCGAAGGGCGGTAAGGGCCGTACGTTCACGGGGATCGCGGCCGCCGCGGTGACCACCGTGCTCGCCGTGGTGGTGGCCGGGCAGGTCGCGACGGACCGGTCGGGCGAGATCGGCTCCCAGGCGTCCGGCGAGGAGCGTGGGGCGCAGCAGCGCCCCGACCGCTCGGAGGGCAGGCCCACGCCGCCCCAGGCGGCGAAACCGCCGGCCGCGCCCCCGACCTACCAGCAGCTGATGACGCGGCAGTTCCCGATCGACCCGGAGCTCAAGGCCTCCGGTGAGTTCGTGGCCGTTCCCGGTTTCGACAAGGCGCCCGGCAAGGGCCGCAAGGTCAGCTACCGCATCGACGTCGAGAAGGGTCTCGGCCTGGACGCCGGCCTCTTCGCCAGGGCCGTCCAGGAGACGCTGAACGACGACCGCAGCTGGGCGCACGGCGGGGCCATGACCTTCGAGCGGATCTCGTCGGGCGAGGCCGAGTTCGTCATCACGCTGGCCAGCCCCGGGACGACCGCCGTCTGGTGCGCGAAGTCCGGGCTCGACACGACCGTGGACAACGTCTCCTGCGACTCCGCCTCGACCGAGCGCGTGATGATCAACGCGTTCCGGTGGGCGCAGGGCGCGGAGACCTACGGCGACGACGCGATGCTGGCGTATCGCCAGATGCTGATCAACCACGAGGTCGGGCACCGCCTCGGGTACAACCACGTGAACTGCGCCACGCGGGGCGCGCTCGCGCCCGTGATGCAGCAGCAGACCAAGACGCTGGAGGTCGGCGGCATCAAGTGCCGGGCCAACCCCTGGGTGCATCCGGGCGATTGA
- a CDS encoding spherulation-specific family 4 protein has protein sequence MPHLTTTDTPLAATGAEGLGFGIPGYAHPLLAPAEWAELTRPGTPLHWVVLNVAAGPGDRPDPHCLEAVGRLRNAGVRVLGHLDMSHGSRTFGDLVRDAQHFSDWYKVDGFLLDRCPTERADLANVRRTTATLDAVVDGGHMVLGHGSHPYPGYAEAADQLVTFSGPWAEYRWSQVAEWTAEYPPERFVHFVHGVPRTHLKEATRIARWQGAGTIFFTDRGGRWEGRGQIGPFETLPGYWDEIVSQIGRGVSE, from the coding sequence ATGCCGCATCTGACCACGACGGACACACCGCTGGCCGCCACCGGCGCGGAAGGGCTGGGGTTCGGTATCCCCGGCTACGCGCACCCCCTGCTCGCTCCCGCCGAATGGGCCGAGCTGACGCGGCCGGGGACGCCGCTGCACTGGGTCGTCCTCAATGTCGCGGCGGGGCCGGGCGACCGGCCCGACCCGCACTGTCTGGAAGCCGTCGGCCGGCTGCGCAACGCGGGCGTGCGGGTCCTGGGGCACCTCGACATGTCCCATGGATCACGGACGTTCGGTGACCTCGTGCGTGACGCGCAGCACTTCTCCGACTGGTACAAGGTCGACGGCTTCCTGCTGGACCGCTGTCCCACGGAGCGGGCAGACCTGGCGAACGTGCGCCGGACCACGGCCACCCTGGACGCCGTGGTGGACGGCGGACACATGGTGCTGGGCCACGGTTCGCATCCGTATCCCGGCTACGCGGAGGCCGCGGACCAGCTGGTCACCTTCTCCGGGCCGTGGGCGGAGTACCGCTGGTCACAGGTGGCCGAGTGGACGGCGGAGTATCCGCCGGAACGGTTCGTCCACTTCGTCCACGGGGTGCCCCGCACCCACCTGAAGGAGGCCACCCGCATCGCCCGGTGGCAGGGCGCAGGCACCATCTTCTTCACCGACCGGGGCGGCCGGTGGGAAGGAAGGGGGCAGATCGGGCCATTCGAGACACTGCCCGGTTACTGGGACGAAATCGTCTCGCAGATCGGACGTGGTGTCTCGGAATGA
- a CDS encoding ferritin-like fold-containing protein yields METPDNATESTGHTGIAAQDWAAASAEPQYRAAVVDLLGALAYGELAAFERLAEDAKLAPSLGDKAELAKMASAEFHHFERLRDRLTAIDAEPTAAMEPFAQALDDFHRLTAPSDWLEGLVKAYVGDSIASDFYREVAARLDSDTRALVLAVLDDTGHGNFAVEKVRAAIEADPRVGGRLALWARRLMGEALSQAQRVVAERDALSTMLVGGVADGFDLAAVGEMFSRITKAHTKRMAALGLAA; encoded by the coding sequence ATGGAGACGCCTGACAACGCCACTGAATCGACCGGTCACACCGGTATCGCCGCCCAGGACTGGGCTGCGGCGTCCGCGGAACCGCAGTACCGTGCCGCCGTCGTGGACCTGCTCGGGGCGCTCGCGTACGGCGAGCTGGCGGCATTCGAGCGGCTCGCGGAGGACGCCAAGCTGGCACCGTCGCTCGGCGACAAGGCCGAGCTGGCGAAGATGGCCTCCGCCGAGTTCCACCACTTCGAGCGGCTGCGCGACCGCCTCACGGCCATCGACGCCGAGCCGACGGCCGCGATGGAGCCGTTCGCCCAGGCCCTGGACGACTTCCACCGGCTGACCGCGCCGTCCGACTGGCTGGAGGGCCTGGTCAAGGCCTACGTGGGCGACTCGATCGCCAGCGACTTCTACCGCGAGGTGGCCGCCCGTCTGGACAGCGACACCCGCGCGCTGGTGCTCGCGGTGCTCGACGACACCGGTCACGGCAACTTCGCCGTGGAAAAGGTCCGCGCGGCGATCGAGGCGGACCCGCGGGTCGGCGGCCGGCTGGCCCTGTGGGCGCGGCGGCTCATGGGCGAGGCCCTGTCACAGGCGCAGCGGGTGGTGGCGGAGCGCGACGCGCTGTCCACGATGCTCGTGGGCGGTGTGGCGGACGGCTTCGACCTGGCGGCGGTCGGCGAGATGTTCTCCCGGATCACCAAGGCTCACACCAAGCGCATGGCCGCGCTGGGGCTGGCCGCATAG
- a CDS encoding NAD-dependent epimerase/dehydratase family protein, whose amino-acid sequence MRVLLLGANGFLGRFVADRLLADPAVHLTALGRGDDADVRFDLSGGSPGALTRFLGAVHPGVVINCAGATRGGARELTRHNTVAVATVCEALRRSGCGARLVQVGCASEYGPSQQGSSTAEDAVPRPGGPYGVSKLAATELVLGSGLDAVVLRVFSPVGPGTPAGSPLGRLAEAMRRAMQAGDGELKLSGLGVQRDFVDVRDVARAVHAASLSAAQGVVNIGTGRAVKLRDAASILARVAGYAGALHELDAPPGRPVIGSPRSESIVEHLAATPSPYPDGCGSWQQADVRTARDRLGWRPRINLEESLADIWMEAACRI is encoded by the coding sequence ATGAGGGTGCTCCTGCTCGGTGCCAATGGATTCCTCGGCCGTTTCGTCGCCGACCGGCTGCTCGCCGACCCGGCCGTGCACCTCACCGCCCTGGGCCGCGGCGACGACGCCGATGTCCGCTTCGACCTCTCCGGCGGCAGCCCGGGTGCGCTGACCCGCTTCCTGGGCGCCGTGCACCCCGGCGTCGTCATCAACTGCGCGGGCGCCACCCGCGGCGGCGCCCGCGAACTGACCAGGCACAACACCGTCGCCGTCGCGACCGTCTGCGAGGCGCTGCGCCGCAGTGGCTGCGGTGCCCGGCTGGTCCAGGTGGGCTGCGCGTCCGAGTACGGTCCCTCGCAGCAGGGCTCGTCGACCGCGGAGGACGCCGTCCCGCGGCCCGGCGGCCCCTACGGGGTGAGCAAGCTCGCCGCCACCGAGCTGGTGCTCGGCTCGGGTCTGGACGCCGTCGTCCTGCGCGTCTTCTCTCCCGTCGGCCCCGGCACGCCGGCCGGCTCCCCGCTCGGCCGGCTCGCCGAAGCCATGCGGCGCGCCATGCAGGCCGGCGACGGGGAGCTCAAGCTCAGCGGCCTCGGCGTGCAGCGCGACTTCGTCGACGTGCGTGACGTGGCGCGCGCCGTGCACGCCGCCTCGCTCTCTGCGGCGCAGGGCGTCGTCAACATCGGCACCGGCCGGGCCGTGAAGCTCAGGGACGCCGCGTCGATCCTCGCCAGGGTCGCCGGCTACGCGGGCGCCCTGCACGAGCTGGACGCGCCCCCCGGCCGCCCGGTCATCGGCAGCCCGCGCTCCGAGTCGATCGTCGAGCACCTCGCCGCGACACCGTCCCCGTATCCGGACGGCTGCGGAAGCTGGCAGCAGGCGGACGTGCGCACCGCGCGCGACCGGCTCGGCTGGCGTCCCCGTATCAACCTCGAGGAGTCCCTCGCCGACATCTGGATGGAGGCAGCATGCCGCATCTGA
- a CDS encoding TetR/AcrR family transcriptional regulator: protein MTAIEQTEAARPRGTRLPRRARRNQLLGAAQEVFVAQGYHSAAMDDIAERAGVSKPVLYQHFPGKLELYLALLDQHCESLLQAVRGALASTTDNKLRVAATMDAYFAYVEDEGGAFRLVFESDLTNEPAVRERVDRVSLQCAEAISDVIAEDTGLSKDESMLLAVGLGGVSQVVARYWLSSGSAIPRDTAVQLLTSLAWRGIAGFPLHGTDQQH, encoded by the coding sequence GTGACAGCCATCGAGCAGACAGAGGCGGCGCGCCCGCGGGGCACACGCCTGCCACGCCGAGCCCGCAGAAACCAGCTCCTGGGCGCCGCCCAGGAAGTTTTCGTGGCTCAGGGGTACCACTCGGCGGCGATGGACGACATCGCCGAGCGTGCCGGAGTCAGCAAGCCCGTGCTCTACCAGCACTTCCCGGGCAAGCTCGAGCTCTACCTCGCGCTGCTGGACCAGCACTGCGAGTCGCTGCTCCAGGCCGTCCGCGGCGCGCTCGCCTCGACGACGGACAACAAGCTCCGCGTCGCCGCCACCATGGACGCCTACTTCGCCTACGTCGAGGACGAGGGCGGCGCCTTCCGGCTGGTCTTCGAGTCGGACCTGACCAACGAGCCGGCCGTCCGCGAGCGGGTGGACCGGGTGTCGTTGCAGTGCGCGGAGGCCATCTCCGACGTCATCGCGGAGGACACGGGCCTGTCCAAGGACGAGTCGATGCTGCTGGCGGTGGGCCTGGGCGGCGTCTCCCAGGTCGTCGCCCGGTACTGGCTCTCCAGCGGCTCGGCCATCCCGCGGGACACCGCGGTGCAGCTGCTCACGTCGCTGGCCTGGCGCGGTATCGCGGGCTTCCCGCTGCACGGCACCGACCAGCAGCACTGA
- a CDS encoding alpha/beta fold hydrolase, whose amino-acid sequence MSRPPTFVPPVCALPRALSTSRGAFAVLDARPSGDVRGTALLLPGYTGSKEDFIALLEPLTAAGYRAVAVDGRGQYETAGPADQAAYAQDELARDVLAQAAALGGPLHLVGHSLGGQIARAAVLMDASPFVTLTLMSSGPAQISPAQQQRVKLLSDALAVMRMDQVWEAILAFDAPEDAAEEATEDREDLRRRWLLHNPAQLLATGRQLTTEPDRVAELAAVRPPHTHVLSGERDDTWPVPLLDEMAERLGAHRTVVAGAEHSPNTDRPAETAAALVRFWDQH is encoded by the coding sequence ATGAGCCGGCCGCCCACCTTCGTCCCGCCCGTCTGCGCACTTCCCCGCGCGCTCTCCACCTCGCGCGGCGCGTTCGCCGTACTGGACGCGCGGCCGTCCGGGGACGTGCGCGGCACCGCGTTGCTGCTGCCCGGGTACACGGGCAGCAAGGAGGACTTCATCGCGCTGCTCGAGCCGCTGACCGCGGCGGGCTATCGCGCCGTCGCGGTCGACGGCCGCGGCCAGTACGAGACGGCCGGCCCTGCCGACCAGGCCGCCTACGCGCAGGACGAGTTGGCGCGGGACGTGCTGGCCCAGGCGGCAGCACTGGGCGGCCCGCTGCACCTTGTGGGGCATTCGCTCGGCGGCCAGATCGCCCGCGCCGCCGTCCTCATGGACGCCTCACCGTTCGTGACGCTGACGCTGATGTCGTCCGGTCCGGCGCAGATCAGTCCGGCCCAGCAGCAGCGGGTGAAGCTCCTGAGCGACGCGCTCGCGGTGATGCGGATGGACCAGGTGTGGGAGGCGATCCTCGCCTTCGACGCGCCGGAGGACGCGGCGGAGGAGGCCACGGAGGACCGTGAGGACCTGCGACGGCGATGGCTGCTGCACAATCCGGCCCAGCTCCTCGCCACAGGACGGCAGTTGACGACCGAGCCGGACAGGGTCGCCGAACTCGCCGCCGTACGGCCGCCGCACACACATGTGCTGTCGGGCGAACGTGACGACACGTGGCCGGTGCCGCTGCTGGACGAGATGGCGGAGCGGCTGGGCGCGCACCGGACGGTGGTGGCCGGCGCCGAGCACTCCCCGAACACCGACCGCCCTGCGGAGACCGCCGCGGCGCTCGTCCGGTTCTGGGATCAGCACTGA
- a CDS encoding DEAD/DEAH box helicase: protein MTLPVALSGSDVIGQAKTGTGKTLGFGLPLLERVTVPADVEAGRAKPEQLTDAPQALVVVPTRELCTQVTNDLLTAGKVRNVRVLAIYGGRAYEPQVEALKKGVDVIVGTPGRLLDLAGQRKLDLSHVRALVLDEADEMLDLGFLPDVEKIIQQLPAKRQTMLFSATMPGAVIGLARRYMSQPTHISATSPDDEGATVRNTTQRVYRAHSMDKPEMVSRILQAEGRGLAMIFCRTKRTAADIADQLAQRGFASGAVHGDLGQGAREQALRAFRNGKVDVLVCTDVAARGIDVEGVTHVINYQSPEDEKTYLHRIGRTGRAGASGTAVTLVDWDDIPRWQLINKALDLGFPDPPETYSTSPHLFEELSIPAGTKGVLPRAERTRAGLSAEEVEDLGETGGRGRRTASAPAAREERPARTRTPRQRRRTRGGESTAETAVTEAVVPEQAAGEASSEPRTPRRRRRTRVGAQASAEATAVMETVEQTAPVVEAEAETESKPRRRRTRGAAQAVVAEAEAVVAVAETAAAAEPRRRTRAAKAVDAVDTAAAGTGTVEAETVVETKPRRTRTRAVKAVDTAEATVTEAKPRRTRTAKAVDTAEAAATVEADAGTKPRRTRARKTVDTVEAVEVAAEPEAKPRRTRARKTVDTVEAVEVAAEPEAKPRRTRARKTVDTVEAVEVAAEPEAKPRRTRARKAAEPKAAVAAETAVNAEASVEPEAKPRRTRTRKAVAQPES, encoded by the coding sequence ATGACGCTCCCCGTCGCGCTCTCCGGCTCCGACGTCATCGGCCAGGCCAAGACCGGCACCGGCAAGACCCTCGGATTCGGCCTGCCGCTGCTGGAGCGCGTCACCGTCCCCGCGGACGTCGAGGCGGGCCGGGCGAAGCCCGAGCAGCTGACCGACGCCCCTCAGGCGCTGGTCGTCGTCCCCACCCGCGAGCTGTGCACCCAGGTCACCAACGACCTGCTGACCGCCGGCAAGGTCCGTAACGTCCGTGTGCTCGCCATCTACGGCGGCCGGGCGTACGAGCCCCAGGTCGAGGCGCTCAAGAAGGGCGTCGACGTGATCGTCGGCACGCCCGGGCGTCTGCTGGACCTCGCGGGCCAGCGGAAGCTCGATCTTTCGCACGTGCGCGCCCTGGTCCTCGACGAGGCCGACGAGATGCTCGACCTGGGCTTCCTGCCGGACGTCGAGAAGATCATCCAGCAGCTGCCGGCCAAGCGCCAGACCATGCTGTTCTCCGCGACCATGCCGGGCGCCGTCATCGGCCTCGCCCGCCGCTACATGTCGCAGCCCACGCACATCAGCGCCACCTCGCCCGACGACGAGGGCGCGACCGTCCGTAACACCACGCAGCGCGTCTACCGCGCGCACTCCATGGACAAGCCCGAGATGGTCTCGCGCATCCTGCAGGCCGAGGGCCGCGGGCTCGCGATGATCTTCTGCCGTACGAAGCGGACCGCGGCGGACATCGCCGACCAGCTCGCACAGCGCGGCTTCGCCTCCGGGGCCGTCCACGGCGACCTGGGCCAGGGCGCCCGTGAGCAGGCGCTGCGCGCGTTCCGCAACGGCAAGGTGGACGTGCTCGTGTGCACCGACGTCGCCGCGCGGGGCATCGACGTCGAGGGCGTCACGCACGTCATCAACTACCAGTCGCCCGAGGACGAGAAGACCTATCTCCACCGCATCGGCCGCACGGGCCGCGCGGGGGCGTCCGGCACCGCCGTGACCCTGGTCGACTGGGACGACATCCCGCGCTGGCAGCTCATCAACAAGGCGCTGGACCTGGGCTTCCCGGACCCGCCGGAGACCTACTCCACGTCGCCGCACCTGTTCGAGGAGCTGTCCATCCCGGCCGGCACCAAGGGTGTCCTGCCGCGCGCCGAGCGCACGCGCGCCGGTCTGTCCGCGGAGGAGGTCGAGGACCTCGGTGAGACCGGTGGCCGCGGCCGCCGGACCGCGTCGGCCCCGGCCGCCCGCGAGGAGCGCCCGGCCCGTACCCGTACGCCGCGTCAGCGTCGCCGCACCCGCGGCGGGGAGTCCACGGCGGAGACGGCAGTGACCGAGGCGGTCGTTCCCGAGCAGGCCGCCGGCGAGGCGTCCTCGGAGCCGCGCACGCCGCGCCGCCGCCGCCGTACCCGCGTGGGCGCACAGGCGTCCGCCGAGGCGACGGCCGTCATGGAGACGGTCGAGCAGACCGCGCCCGTCGTCGAGGCCGAGGCTGAGACCGAGTCCAAGCCGCGCCGCCGCCGTACCCGCGGTGCCGCGCAGGCCGTCGTCGCCGAGGCCGAGGCGGTCGTCGCGGTCGCGGAGACCGCGGCCGCGGCCGAGCCGCGTCGCCGCACCCGCGCCGCGAAGGCGGTCGACGCTGTCGACACCGCCGCAGCCGGCACCGGGACGGTCGAGGCGGAGACGGTCGTTGAGACCAAGCCGCGCCGGACCCGGACGCGTGCGGTGAAGGCGGTCGACACCGCCGAAGCCACCGTGACCGAGGCGAAGCCCCGCCGGACGCGTACGGCCAAGGCCGTCGACACGGCCGAGGCGGCCGCGACCGTCGAGGCCGACGCCGGGACGAAGCCGCGCCGGACCCGCGCCCGCAAGACCGTCGACACGGTAGAGGCCGTCGAGGTCGCGGCCGAGCCCGAGGCCAAGCCGCGCCGGACCCGCGCCCGCAAGACCGTCGACACGGTAGAGGCCGTCGAGGTCGCGGCCGAGCCCGAGGCCAAGCCGCGCCGGACCCGCGCCCGCAAGACCGTCGACACGGTAGAGGCCGTCGAGGTCGCGGCCGAGCCCGAGGCCAAGCCCCGCCGGACCCGCGCCCGCAAGGCCGCGGAGCCCAAGGCGGCGGTGGCTGCCGAGACCGCGGTGAACGCCGAGGCCTCGGTGGAGCCGGAGGCGAAGCCGCGTCGGACGCGTACGCGCAAGGCGGTGGCGCAGCCGGAGAGCTGA